The Mercenaria mercenaria strain notata chromosome 10, MADL_Memer_1, whole genome shotgun sequence genome contains a region encoding:
- the LOC128559765 gene encoding uncharacterized protein CG45076-like gives MGFVDNIVGSIVGTGVDKTKDVAKDVGIAVKNVAEDGVDKTKDLGKLIADSKLIDGKTTAQIAAEAAKKAEKAAKIAAEKAKHAYEKARRAAEAAKRKAEAAAKKALEDTKNAGRKVGSFFKKLFG, from the coding sequence ATGGGTTTCGTCGATAATATCGTTGGAAGTATTGTTGGAACTGGTGTTGATAAAACAAAAGATGTTGCAAAAGACGTAGGGATCGCTGTGAAGAACGTTGCGGAAGACGGCGTTGATAAAACCAAGGATCTTGGAAAACTCATTGCAGACAGCAAGTTAATAGACGGAAAAACTACAGCTCAAATAGCGGCTGAGGCCGCAAAGAAGGCAGAAAAAGCCGCAAAAATAGCCGCAGAAAAGGCAAAACATGCTTATGAGAAAGCAAGACGTGCCGCTGAGGCGGCAAAGCGAAAGGCAGAAGCTGCTGCGAAAAAGGCATTGGAAGACACCAAAAATGCCGGGAgaaaagttggcagtttcttTAAGAAATTGTTCGGTTAA